GGTGCTGCGGGTCATCACGGTCTCGATGAAGTGCACCCGCGATCCGGCGAGCCAGTCGAGGTCGCGGCTGGAGTGGTGCACCGCGTGGAAGCGCCACAGCGTGGTGATCCGGTGGTACGCGCGGTGCAGGGTCGCCTGGGCGACGTCCGCCACGAACACCGCGAGCAGGAACTGTGCCCAGCCCGGCATCGACGCCACGACATCTTTCACGCCGGGGACCGCGATCGCACCGGCGACCGCCGAGGTCGACACCGTGACGACGATGAGGATCAGCTGGATCAGGACGTGGCTGAGGAAGAAGTAGCAGACATCCGTACGCCAGCCGGCGCGGAGCACCGGGGTCTGACGGGGAGCGAGGTGTTGCTCGAGGGGGATGAAGACCAGTGCGGAGAACAGCAGCGACAGGATGAACCAGTCCACGCCCAGCGAGTACGGCGTCGCCTCGACCGCACCGACCTGGACGTCAGCGCCACCGAGCAGTACCGCCGCCGTGGCAGCGACGAGCCCGGTCAGCGCCACCCGCCGGTTCTGGTCGCGCAGGAAGGCTGCCGTGCCGAGGACGAACGCGCCCACCAGGCCGATCATCAGCAGCGACCGGGCGAACTCGGTCGTGTAGAGCGCACGGATCTCCTGGCTGGTCAGTGCTTGCGGGAAGTGAAAGCAGAGCACCGCGAGCAGGCTGAGCACACCCAGCAGGCAGGAGGTCGCAGGGAGGAAGAGGCGGTGTCGGATCAACATGCTTCAACGCTAGGAATGTTCACCTGTCCGCGCCTGAGTGCACGTACTCAACTCCTGAGGTTCGCCACTACGCTCACGCCATGAGCGAGCAGACGTTGACGGGTAAGACCGTTGTGGTAACCGGGGCCAGCGACGGGATCGGCGCAGAGGCCGCTAAGGTCCTGGCCGGGAAGGGTGCAAGAGTCCTGGTGACCGGCCGTTCCGCGGAGAAACTCAAGCCCGTCGCCGAGGCGGTCGGTACCGAACCGTTGATCGCGGACTTCGCCCGCTTCGACGACGTACGCCGCCTCGCGGCCGAGGTCAGCGAGCGTGTCGAGAAGATCGACATCCTGCTCAACAACGCCGGCGGCACGTTCGTCCCGTCGAAGAAGACACCGGACGGGCACGAGCCGAACTTCCAGGTGAACCACCTGGTTCCTTTCCTGCTGACCAACCTGCTGCGCCCCAAGCTCGCTGCGGCTGGCTCCTCGTTGGTGATCAACACCGCCAGCATCGGCAACCTGCTGGGCAAGATCGTTCTGGACGACCTCGACTACGAGCACCGTCGCGCGAGCGAGTTCCCGGCGTACGGGACGGGCAAGCTGATGAACATCGTCTTCACGCGCGGGATAGCGCAGAGGTGGACGGGTGACGGGATCGTGTCGGTCGCGGTGCACCCAGGGCCGGTCGGCAGCTCGTTCGGTCGCGACTCCTGGTTCATCGGCCTGCTGTATCGGACGCCGCTGAAACGGTTCGGCACGATCAGCGTTCCTGATGGCGCAGCGCCGCTGGTGATGCTGGCCGAGCGGGGGCCGGACGCGGAGCTGAACGGGAAGTACTTCAGCCGTTTCAAGGTGGACGGCAAGGAGAACAAGCAGGCGTCAGACCAGGCGATCATCGATGGGTTGTGGGAGCGCTCGGCGGAGATTGTGGGGATCTAGTCCTTGGCTCACCAACCTTTGAAGGCAGTCCATCTGTCGGCCGTTGTCGATATCGTGAGGACTCCTGAGCGAGGAGATCAATGAGCGAAGTCGATGGCACTGTTGTGCCTTTGTGGACTCTGTCTACGACCGAGGGTGCGACCACGGTCCCAGTCTTCCCTGACGAGGGCGCGCTGACGGCCGAGAGAGTGGCCGAGCTGCGCTCGGCGCTGGCGGCATTTGCCTCCGCTCCGATGGTGACGCTCGAGGCCCACCCCCTGACGACAAAGCGTGGTCGCTTCAGCGGCCTTCCCTTGGATGCGTTGAGTCCGCTGGCCCAGGAACTTACGCGGCTAGTGGGCAATTCGTCCAAGGTTCCCGCGGTGTCACAGGTAGCTCAGTCCGGCGAGATTCTCTATCGGATGCACGTGCCGGCCAAGGTGGCATCGCAGCTCGGGAGGGGTTTCGTGAAGCCGATGGCGTCCAAAGCGGTCGCTGGCGGAATCTACGGAGACTTGGTCAACAGCGCTGGCAAGAACGTCGTTGCAGCCAAGGCGACATTCGTTCCTGTAGAGGCCGCAGCGGCCGGCGCGACTGGCACGGCGGTCGGCACCGCAGCGGGTACCGCAGCGGCCGGAACGATGACCGTCGCCGCTCCGTTGGTACTCATGGCAGTGGCGGTCGGCGCCAGTGCCTACGCGGACCATGAACGCCAGAAGGCCATCGAGAACATCACCGATCTACTCGAGAAGCTCCACGACGACAGGCTTGAGGCCGAGCGCAGTGAACTCGACGGTTGTCGTGACGCGATTGACAAGGCGACGGCCCTCCTTCTCGATCGCGGCAAGGTTGGGGCATCGCTGGGTCTTGACTCGGCGGTTCACGCGATCAGCACAGCCACGCAGCGAGCCCATACTCGTGTTCTGAAATGGGAAACCGGTCTCGACGACATCCTCGAGGACGGCCACGTTGACGCAGCCGAGCTCGAGGGCGCGCTTCCAGGCATTACGAGCGACGGTGGAGAATTTCATGCCCACCTCGAGATCGCCGCCCTCGCTGTCGCGTTGAAGCGCCGTGTCATCGTCCTTCAAGGCGTCGAGGCGGGTCAGAGCGAGGCCGACAACGCGTTCGAGAACTTCGCGAGGAGCCTTCGCGACGATCAGCAGCGCATCAACGACCTCGAGGAACGTATTACGCGCGTCCTTCGGAGGATTTCGGCAATCCAGTTGAGGACCCCGAAGAGGTTCGTCGACAAGATGATGACCCGCAAGCAGGTCGACAGCCTTCTCGATGCCTCTTACCGGTTGCGCGCCCTGGAGCCGGGCGACGGAAGCAGCGCGACCGGCGACGTCGTCATCGAGATTGAGAAGCATGAGGATGGGACGCTTCTCGTATTGCCGGCCCGGGCCTCCTGAACAGAGGAGCGCAACTGTCGCTTCGCAGGTCGCAGGCGGGCGTCTTGTCCGATCAACAGCGCCCTCCGCGGCGCCTGACAGCCCGCCCACAGACTCCCGCTCCACCTTGAGATGAGACAACGACTCATCAGGAGGAACGGACATGGACAGATCCACACTGACCCGCACCGGCATCGCCGGCGCGGTCGCAGGCTTGGGCCTGGCGGTCGGCGGCATCGCGATCGCCTCGGCCGACGACGCCCCGGACACTAGCTCCACCAGCGCCCACCCAGGCGGTCCCCGCGGAGAGCGCGGTGGCTACGACGCGGCAGCGCTGGCCAAGGCGCTCGGCCTGAAGGAAGCCACCGTCAAGAAGGCGCTCGACGCAGTCCGTGACGAACTGCGTCCCGAGAAGCCGGCTGACGGCACCAAGCCCACCCCGCCGACCGAGGCAGAGCGTGCCGCACGGCAGGCGAAGTTCGTGACGGCGCTGGCCAAGGAGCTCAATGTCTCCGAGGCGAAGGTCAAGACAGCCGTCGCTGCTCAGGAGAAGAAGCTCGAGGCCGCTCGTGAGGAGCGGCGCACCGAGTCGCGCGCCGACCTGGTCACCAGGCTCGACGCTGCGGTGAAGGCCGGCACGTTGACCGAGGCCGACAAGACCTCGGTGCTCAAGGCGTTCGACGCCAAGGTCATCGGCGACGGTCCGGGTGGCGGCGGCTTCGGTGGTGGAGGCCGCGGCGGTCCGCCGCCGGCCCAGTCCGCCAGCTGACTCAGCAGCTCAGGCTCAGAGTGAGGCGACGGCGTCCCGCAACCAGGACGCCGTCGCCTCGTCAGCAGGGAAGAACGTCTCGATCACCAGTTCCGCCACGGTGACGTCCAGCGGCGTCCCGAACGTCGTCACAGTGCTCAGCATCGTCAGCTCGACGTCACCCATCCGCAACCGCAGCGGCACCACGACCTCGCCCGGTCCGTGCATCTCCTCGAGCGGCTGATCGCACGGATAACCCTCGAGCTCGGTGAGCAGGTCCGCGAGCTCCGAGTCAGCAGTCAGTGCGACGTGCCGGCGCAGCCGCCCGATCAGGTGACCGCGGAACTCGCCCAGGTTCAAGATGTTCGGCGCCAGGCCCTCGGGGTGCAGCGCCAGGCGCAGCACGTTGACCGGCGGCGTCAGGAGCTCGGGCGAGACCTGCGAGGCGATGAGCAGGAGCCCGGTGTTGGCCTCGACCAGGTTCCACCAGCGGTCGACGACCACCGCGGGATACGGGTCGTGCCCGGCGAGCAGCTGCCGGATGACCTCGCGGATGGCGAGCATCTGCGGGGAGTGCAGCGAGCCTTCGGGGTAGACCGGAGCGAAGCCTGCCGAGAGCAGCAGCTGGTTGCGGTCGCGCAGTGGCACGTCGAGGTGGTCGGCCAGGTGCAGCACCATGTCGCGACTGGGCTTGGCCCGGCCGGTCTCGACAAAGCTCAGGTGCCGGGTGGACACGTCGACCTGGGAGGACAGCTCGAGCTGGCTCAAGTGCCGGCGCTGCCGCCAGGTTCGGATCAGGTCGCCGAAGGTCTCGGGACTGTCGGTGTCGCTGAACTGTGCCGTCATACCGGGAACGTAGTAGAGCAGAGCGAGACGCGGCCATTACCTGGCAGGTAATCGACGGGACGCGGGACTGCGCCGAAGGTGGTGCCACCAACGACAACTGGAGGTACTCATGCTCAACCTTCGCAACGCTCTCCGCCTCGACGCCGTCGCCTCGGGAGCACTCGGCTTGCTCGTGCTCGTGCTGTTCGACCCGGTTGAGAGCGAGCTCGGGTTCCCGGTGCCGTTCTCGCTGGCAATGGCCGGTGTTCTGCTCGGCTGGGCAGCCTTCGTGGCCTTCGTGTCGGTGAACCAGCACCGCGGCCTGGTGCGCGAGGTCGTCGCCCTCAACGTCGTGTACGTCGTCGCGAGCATCGTCTTCGCCGTCGCCGACTGGGCCGATCTGACCGGACTCGGCGTCGCCTTCGTGTTGGTCCAGGCGGCTGCGGTCGCCGGCTTCACCGTCGCCCAGTACGCCGGCCTCCGCGCCGAGGCTCCCGCCGCCGACCGCGACCTGGTGACGGCGTGACCGCCACGACTCAGGCCCTCGATCCGGGTGCACGCGCCTGGATCGAGGGCGTCATCGCCGCCTCGCCGGTGGGCAAGGCGCTCGGCATCAAGATCGTCGCCGCCGAGGTGGACTGCGTCCGGGTCGGGCTGAAGTTCGACGACGAGCTCACCACGGTCCCCGGCGTCATCCACGGCGGAGTGATCTCGACGCTGATCGACATCGCGGGCGCGGCTGCGTCGGCGTCCGGGCTGACCGCGGCTGATGGGGCTACCGGTGGCGCGACCTCGCACCTCTCGGTGACCTACCTGGCACCAGCTCTCGGTGATCTCGAGGCTGTGGCGACGGTGGTGCACAGGTCACGCTCGATGACGCAGTCCGAGGTAGCGGTGCGGAGCGTGGGCGGTGACCTGGTGGCAGCGGGGCAGGTGTCGAGCCGTATCTTCCACGAGACCGCCCGGTCCTAGAGTCTGAACCGGTTCGATTAAGTCTAGTTATCCGATGTAGAAATGCTCCATGACCGATCTGACCTTCCACTGGTTCCTCCCCACCAACGGCGGCGACGGCCGAAACATCGTCGGTGGCGGCCACGGCGCGGCGATCGAGGCGGGCGACCAGCGCCCGATCTCCGTGCCGTACCTGGGACAGATCGCACGGTCGGCCGAACAGCTCGGGTTCGTCGCAGCGCTCACGCCGGCAGGCGCTTGGTGCGAGGACGCGTGGATCAGTACCGCGATGATCAGTGCCGTCTCGGAGAAGCTGAAGTTCCTGGTCGCGTTCCGGCCCGGTCTGACGGCCCCGTTCTACGCGGCGCAGAGCGCGGTCACCTTCCAGAACATGTCCGGCGGGCGGCTGCTGCTCAACGTGGTCACCGGGGGCGAGGACCGCGAGCAGCGCGTCTACGGGGACTACCTCGACAAGGACTCGCGCTACGAGCGCACCGGTGAGTTCCTCGACATCGTGAACCGCTTGTGGAATGGCGAGGAGGTCACCTACGAGGGCAAGCACCTCAAGCTCGACGCCGCCCAGCTGAACTCGGTGCCGACCGTCCGTCCGGAGATCTACTTCGGCGGCTCTTCGCCGATCGCCCTGGAGGTCGCCGCCGAGCACGTGGACGTCTATCTGACCTGGGGCGAGCCGCCTGCCGCCGTGGCGGAGAAGGTCCGCAAGGTGCAGGAGCACGCCGAGCGGTTCGGGCGCACGCTCCGGTTCGGGATCCGGCTGCACACCATCGCGCGGGAGACCCCTGAGGCGGCGTGGGCCGAGGCCGACCGACTGATCGCGGGGATCTCCGAGGACCAGATCAAGCGGGTTCAGGACCGGCTCAAGAGCAGCCAGTCCGAGGGGCAGCGGCGGATGCTCGAGCTCAACGCCGGCACCAAGGACGGCCTCGAGGTCTACCCGAACCTGTGGGCCGGCGTCGGCCTGATCCGCGGCGGCGCCGGCACCGCGATGGTGGGCAGCTACCAGCAGATCGCCGACCTGATCGAGGAGTACGCCGCCGTCGGCATCTCCGAGTTCGTCCTGTCGGGCTACCCGCACCTCGAGGAGGCGTACTGGTTCGGCGAAGGCGTGCTTCCCGAGCTCGAGCGTCGCGGTCGCTGGACGCACCCGGGCTGAGTTCGCTGCCCGCGAACAGGAATCAGGATTGAGTCGGATCGACTCAACGTTGGAACCAGGTGAACGGCCCGGACAAGGGCCCTGGGACCAAGGAGCACCACCATGAGCAAGACTCCCGCTTTGAATGTGTACCGCGTGCGCAGCAACACCGCCGCCTTCGACGCCCTGGTGAGCCGTGCCTTCGGCCCGCAGGCCGTGGCCGGTCAGTCCAAGGCCGGGTACGCCCCGGCGGTCGAGTCCGAGCGCGACGGCGAGGACCTCGTCCTCCGCCTCGAGCTGCCCGGTGTCGACATCGCCTCCGACGTCAACGTCGAGGTCGTCGACGGACGCCTGGTCATCGACGGCGAGCGCCGCGACCCGCGCGGCGAGGACGCCACCGGCCGCCGGTTCAGCGAGTTCCGGTACGGCGCGTTCAAGCGCACCTTCCGCCTCGGCGGACAGGTCGGCGCCGACCAGGTCTCCGCGTCGTACGACGCCGGTGTCCTGACGGTGCGGGTGGCGAACGCCTACGCGAAGCCGGCCGGTCAGAAGATCGAGATCGCGCAGGGCTGACCTCATCCAACCGGCACCACGAGAGCCCGGTCCGCCAGAACGGTCCGGGCTCTCGCGCGCCTAGGGGCAGCCGCCGGACTTCCCCGAGCTGGTGGTCGACATCGGGCTGGTGTCGTAGACGGCCCAGGCGCCCGAGGTGTTCTCGATGCAGAGCTGGAACTCCTGGTCGCTCGGGTCGAACACGTACGACGCGATCGTGTTGCCCTGCGAGAGCTTGAGGAACGTCAACTGCTTCGCGGTCCTGAGCGCGCCGGCGAGGTCCTTCGGGTAACCCTGGTCGAAGTAGACCTGCTCCATCGCGGGGGCGTAGCTCTGCACGTCGTCGATGGTCGACTGGATCTGGGCAGCGGTCGCGGGCTTCGCCTTCGCAGGCTGGCTCGGCGTAGGGGTCGGCGTAGGAGTCGGGGTGAGGGTCGGCGCAGCGGCCGTCGACGGGGGCTGGGTCTGCGATGAGCCCGCGCTCGGCTCCTCGTCGCTCCCGCAGGCGGCAAGGGTCAGCAGAGCAGCAGCGGACAGCAGTGCGAGGCGGAGGCGCATGTGGGTGGTTCGGGGCGGGAGCCCGCGCGGATTGGTGCGCCGTGCACCGCACCGGGTTTCGAGGCGGCCGCGAGCGCGGCCGCACCTCAACCGACCTGGGGCAGGGTGAACCAGAACGTCGAACCGCCGTCGGGGCCGTCCTCGACGCCGATCTCGCCACCGTGGGCCTCGACGATCCGGCGTGAGGTCGCGAGCCCGATGCCGAACCCCTCCACGTTCCCGGCGCCGCGGGTGTACAGGGTGAACACGCTGTCGCGGCGGTCGGCGGGGATGCCGGAACCGTTGTCGGTGACCGTCACGCGCCAGCCGGAGTCAGTCACCTCGCCCGCGACGTGCACGACCGGGGCGACACCGACCGGGGTGAATTTCACGGCGTTCGAGATCAGGTTCTGCAGCACGACGTAGATCTGCTGCAGGTCGGCGCGGACCACCGGGAGCGAGCCGGTCGTGACCGTGCCACGGCGGGCGGCCAGGGTCGGAGCGAGGTCCTCGCGCACCGTGCTCACCAGGCGTTCGAGGTCGACCTCGACGACGTCGAGCGACGATCCGGTCCGGGCGTATCTCAGGATGGTGTCGATCAGGCCGGCCATCCGCACGCCCGCCTTCTGGATCGCCGTCGCCAGGGCGGCGGCGTCCGGGTCGGCGACGACGGCCGGCTCGGTGGCGAGCAGCTCGGCGTTCGCGATCACCGCGGTCAGCGGGGAGCGCAGGTCGTGGCTGACCTGACCGGCGAAGAGCGTGAGCAGCTCGTTGGACCGGTGCAGCTCGTCGCGCGCCTGCTCCAGCTCACGCGTGCGCAGCCGCAGTTCGAGCACGTCGACCATCCGGTCTGCGAGGACCTCGAGCACGCCGGCCTGCTCAGCGGTCAGCTCGCGGGCCTGGTCGTCGAACACGCACAGCCGCCCGATGGTCACCCCGTCGGGCGTGATCAGGGGAGCGCTGGCGTAGAACTTCACGAGCGCGATCTGGCCGGTGACGAACGGGTTCGTGGCGAACCGCTCGTCCAGGCTCGCGTCCTGGACGATGACCGGCTTCGGCTCGCCGATCACGATGGCGCACATCGAGTCCTCGCGCGCGCACACCGACGGGTCGATGCCGGCGGCGGCCACCTGGCGCTGCTCCCGACCGGTGATCAGGTTGATGGCGGCGGTGGGCACGGCGCACACCAGCGCGGCCAGCTCGACGAGGGCCTGCAGATCCCGTCCACCGGGCTGTTCGAGGACGCCGTACTCGGCGAGCTTGGCATCGACGACGACGGCAGGTGAGGTGCCGATGGTTTCCATGGGCACATCATGCCCGTTATGCGTCCTTTGACAACGCCCGCTTGGGAACGCGCAGGACAGCGACCGCAGAGCCGGGTTCGCGGGTCAGCTGTCCGCCGAGCGCGGCGGCGAGCTCGGCTGCTGCCCGCCAGGACGGTCCGCTGGTCGCCGTGGCGGCGTCGTCCGGGGTCAGCCGGACCTCGTGGTGGGTGCCTCGGTCGGTGACACCCAGCTCGAGCGTCCGGACGCCGTGGTCCAGCGCCTCGTCGCGCAGGTGCTCGACGACCTGCCGCAGGAGCTCGGGGTCCAACCGGGTCGGCGCGAGGACCGACGCCGCGTGCGTCAGCCGCAGGTCGGGGCCGTCGAGCCGGGCGACGACGTCGGCGACCAGGGCGTCCAGGTCGAGGTCGATCTCGTCACCGGCCAGCTGCTCGCGGGCCCGGTCGAGCAGGTCGCCGATCGCGGCAGAGAGCCGGTCGAGCTCGCCGGTGCTGCGGGTGAGCGCTTCGGCCACGGCCGGAGTCGTCTCCGGCCACAGCGCCAGGTCCTCCAGGTCGATGCGCAGCGCGGTGATCGGGGTCCGGAGCTCGTGCGAGGCGTGCACGGCGAGCTCGCGCTCGTGGCGCAGCAGCAGGTCGATCCGGTCGCCGCTCACCGTCAGCGCCTCACCGATCGCCTGCGCCTCCGGCACCCGGTACGTCGGCAGCTCGGGTCGCCTGGCTCCGGTGCCCAGGTCGCGCGCCGCGGACGCCAGCTCCTGGAACGGGCGGGCGAGACGCCGCGCGATCACGGAGCCCGCGAGCCCGGCCACGACCACCAGGCCGAGTCCGATGAGCACCAGTGGCAGCAATGCGTCGGCGATCGCGTCGTCGATCTCGTCCGCCTCCCGGGTCACGGTGACGGTGCCGCCGTCGCCCAGCGGGTGCGTGGCGGAGATGTCGCCGTCGTCGGCCGGGCCGTGCGTCGAGGAGATCACCTGACCGCCGGCCGTGCGGATCTCGATCCACTCGCCCCGCGTCGACAGGGCGTCGAGCGCGTCCGGCGTGGTCGCCGTACCGGCATCCACCGCAGCAGCGACCAGGTCGGCACTGCGGTTGACGCGCTCCTGGGCGTCGGTGCGGATCAGGTCCGCGAGGAAGTACGCCCGCGGGATGCCGTAGAGCGCCACGACGACGACGGTCAGGCCGACGAACGCGGCGATCAGGCGGTCCCGCACTGGTCAGCCTGCTTCGAGGCGGAAGCCGACGCCGCGCACGGTGATGATCTGGACGGGCGCGCCGGCCTCCTCGAGCTTCTGGCGCAGCCGGCCCATGGTGACGTCGAGGGTCTTGGTCGAGCCGAACCAGTTCTCGTCCCAGACCTTGTCCATCAAAGTCTCCCGGGTCAGCACGGTGCCGCGCTCGGAGTCCAGCAGCCCGAGCAGGTCGAACTCCTTGGAGGTCAGCGAGATCTCGGTGTCCTCGACCCAGACGCGTCGGCTCTGCAGGTCCACCCGCAGACCGCCGGTGGGCGCGCTCGGAGCCGGCGTCGCAGCAGCCGCCTCCGGCCGGGCCGTACGACGCAGCAGGGCACGGGTCCGTGCGAGCAGCTCGGCGAGCGCGAAGGGCTTGGAGAGGTAGTCGTCGGCGCCCACGTCCAGGCCGACCACCCGGTCGAGCTCGCCGTCGCGCGCGGTCAGGATGAGCACGCCGCCCTCGAACCCGTCGGCCCGCAGCTGGCGGCAGACGTCGAGTCCGTCCATGTCGGGCAGGCCGAGGTCGAGCAGCACCATGTCGAAGCCGCCGTCGCCGGCGTTCTTGAGCCCGGTGCTGCCGTCCGCGGCCCGGTGGACCTCGTAGCCCTCGCGCTCCAGGGTGCGCACCAGGGGTGCAGCGATCCCGTCGTCGTCCTCGACCACGAGCAGTCTGTGCGTCATCTCAGAGAGCATACGGATGCCTCGCCCCCGAGCTCTCGCTCCTGGCGCGCGCGTCGGAGACGAGCACGCCCAGCAACGCGACGGCGACCACGGAGACCGCGAGGCCGACCGGGTGCCAGTGCGCACCATCGGCCCGGCTCGGGTCGCCGACCACCGAGACCAGCACCTGGCCTGTCAGGGCGACCAGGGCCAGCAGGGACGCGGCCAACCGGGACTCGAAGGAGTTGCGCTGCCAGAGCCGGATCGTGACACCCACCAGGCCGACCACGACGGCGCCGACGAGCACGACCTCGTAGGCCTCGATCCGCGACCCGCTGACCAACTCGACACTCATCAGTGTGGCGAGCGCACCGGCCAGCCCGGCGGCCGCGCGCGACAGCCGGCTCCTGGCCATCAGAAGTCCCGGTCGAGGGCGCCGAGCTCGGTGGTCGGCGTGGTCGAGCAGGCCCGCCCCTGGAGGTCGGTCGCGGTGGCCGACGGCGTCCAGACCATCGCCGCGGCGGCCGACTGGGTGCGCAGACCCGAGCCGCTGGCCACAGAACCGAGGGTGATCGTCACGACCGTCGCGGTCTCCCCGTTGATCGCGGTGGTGGTGGCCACCATGGTCGCGTTGAAGGAGATCGTCTTCTGGTTCTTGGCGAAGTTGCCCTTGGTGTTGATGCTGCCGAGGTTGACGGCCGACCCGTTGCGGAGCACGTCGACGGTGTCGTTGGTTCCGCCCAGGCCGAGCAGGTTGCCGTCGCGCAGCCTCAGGGTCACCGGGAGCGAGGAGCCGGTCCAGCCGGAGGTGATCGAGCCCAGGTTCACCTCGTCGGTGTAGGTGAGCTTGAGGGTGTCGCCGGCGGTGAACTTGCCGACGCTCGCGCCACCGTTGACCCCCTGCACGTCGTACCCGCGCAGCGGGCTGTTGTCGACACGGCGGCCGCTCAGCGTGGCCGAGGTCGTCGTGCGGGCCTGGTTGTCGGTCAGCACCGCACGGAAGTCGTAGGTGCCGTCGGCCACCGTCGTGGTGTTGAACGAGCAGCTGTACGGCGACGTGGTGTCGGTGCACAGGGTCGTCCAGGTCGTCGTACCGCTCGGGGCCCGGTCGATCCGGATCGAGGCGATGCCGGCCGAGGAGCTGCCCGAGGCGTTGATCGCGACGGTGCCGGACAGGAACGCGCCCGGGTCCTCCACAGCCACCGTGGTGACGGTGTTGTCCACCACGCGGTTGGAGACGGTTGCCGAGGTCGTGGTGTTGCCCGCCCCGTCGGTGGCGACCGCCCGGAAGGCGTAGGTGCCGTCGGTGAGCTGGTTGGTCGCGTAGCGGCAGCTGTACGGGTCGACCGCGATCGTGCAGAAGGTCGTCCAGGTCGAGGTGCCCGAGCGCTGGTACTGCAGCTGCACGCTGCTCACGCCGGCGTCCGCGTCGGTCGCCGTGGCGGCGAAGGTCGTGGTGCCGCGCAGCGGCGTACCGGGGTCCGTCATCGTCACGGTCGGGGCGACGTTGTCGATCAGCACGTCGTCGATGATCGCCGAGGTGACCGTGCTGGTGCCGAGGGTGGCGTAGGCGCGGAGGTCGTAGCTCTCGCCCTGGGTGAAGCCGTTGCCCGTGGTGTTCCAGGAGCAGGTGTACGGCGGCAGCAGGGTGGTGCAGAAGGTCTTCCAGGTGGTGGTGCCGGCGACGGCGTACTGGATGGTGACGACGTACGGGAGGATCCCGTTGTTGTAGAGCGTCGCGGTCAGCGGGACCGTGCCGCGCAGGATGTCGCCCGGGTCGCCCAGGACGATGAACAGCTTGTTCGCGACGGCGGTGCTGACCACGTCCGAGGTCGTCGAGTAGCCCGCGTTGTCGGTGGCGATCGCCCGCAGCGAGTAGGTGCCGTCGGCGCCGGCCGCGGTGTTCCAGGGGCACGCGTACGGCGAGCTGGTCGCCGTGCACAGCGTGGTCCACGACGAGGCGCCGGGAGCCAGGTACTGGACGACGACGTTGGCGATGCCGCTCTGGCCGTCGGTGGCGTCCGCGGTGATCGTGGCGTTGCCGCTGACCGCTGCGCCCGGGTTGCGCACCGACACGGTCGGCGGCGTCCAGTCGTTGGCGGCGGTGACCGAGGCGGAGTTCTTCGAGATCGCGGTGAAGGTCGCGCCGGAGAGGGCCGGCATGCCGAAGGCGGTCAGAGCCGAGACGGCGAGGAGGGCGAGCAGCGTGGTCCAGCGGCTCTGGCCACGGACGCCCGCGACCAAGCGGGAGGCGGTGGAGCGGCGGTGACGCGACATCGGGTTCCTCCTCGGGCTCTGGCGGGTCTTGCTCTGATGGGTTCAACGCTACGAATTCGTGCACCACGGCCCGGCAACAAACAGGCCCCCGAACCCCACAACTCGGTAACAGCGAGCCCGGGTCAGCGCAAACAGGTGCACTTTCAGGCCGGATGGTGAAGCGCCGCCCTGCGTCGCCGGGAGGCAGGCGCAGGGCGGCGGATCGTGGGCCGGCTCAGACGAGCAGGCGGTCGGGGGCCTCGTCGGGGGTCCGCTGCGGCGGGACCACCAGGACGGGCTCGGAACGGTGGCTGGGGGACGCGGGCGTCGGCTCCTCCCAAAGCCGGCGCCCGCGGATCCCCCCAACAAGCTGGCCCAGCGCACCGAGTGCGATCAGTGCTGCGGGAAGGCCGATGACGAGCATCCGCACCTTCCGGTCGGCCAGGGCAATGAAGATCCATCCGGCGTGCGGGACGCCGTACTCCACGACAGGCTGCTTCTGGTCCAGGAGCAGGAAGTGCCACGGGTCGGGCTTCGCGTTCGCGTCGCCCTTGGTGGTGAAC
The DNA window shown above is from Marmoricola sp. OAE513 and carries:
- a CDS encoding HAMP domain-containing sensor histidine kinase codes for the protein METIGTSPAVVVDAKLAEYGVLEQPGGRDLQALVELAALVCAVPTAAINLITGREQRQVAAAGIDPSVCAREDSMCAIVIGEPKPVIVQDASLDERFATNPFVTGQIALVKFYASAPLITPDGVTIGRLCVFDDQARELTAEQAGVLEVLADRMVDVLELRLRTRELEQARDELHRSNELLTLFAGQVSHDLRSPLTAVIANAELLATEPAVVADPDAAALATAIQKAGVRMAGLIDTILRYARTGSSLDVVEVDLERLVSTVREDLAPTLAARRGTVTTGSLPVVRADLQQIYVVLQNLISNAVKFTPVGVAPVVHVAGEVTDSGWRVTVTDNGSGIPADRRDSVFTLYTRGAGNVEGFGIGLATSRRIVEAHGGEIGVEDGPDGGSTFWFTLPQVG
- a CDS encoding HAMP domain-containing sensor histidine kinase; the protein is MRDRLIAAFVGLTVVVVALYGIPRAYFLADLIRTDAQERVNRSADLVAAAVDAGTATTPDALDALSTRGEWIEIRTAGGQVISSTHGPADDGDISATHPLGDGGTVTVTREADEIDDAIADALLPLVLIGLGLVVVAGLAGSVIARRLARPFQELASAARDLGTGARRPELPTYRVPEAQAIGEALTVSGDRIDLLLRHERELAVHASHELRTPITALRIDLEDLALWPETTPAVAEALTRSTGELDRLSAAIGDLLDRAREQLAGDEIDLDLDALVADVVARLDGPDLRLTHAASVLAPTRLDPELLRQVVEHLRDEALDHGVRTLELGVTDRGTHHEVRLTPDDAATATSGPSWRAAAELAAALGGQLTREPGSAVAVLRVPKRALSKDA
- a CDS encoding response regulator transcription factor, whose protein sequence is MTHRLLVVEDDDGIAAPLVRTLEREGYEVHRAADGSTGLKNAGDGGFDMVLLDLGLPDMDGLDVCRQLRADGFEGGVLILTARDGELDRVVGLDVGADDYLSKPFALAELLARTRALLRRTARPEAAAATPAPSAPTGGLRVDLQSRRVWVEDTEISLTSKEFDLLGLLDSERGTVLTRETLMDKVWDENWFGSTKTLDVTMGRLRQKLEEAGAPVQIITVRGVGFRLEAG
- a CDS encoding Ig-like domain-containing protein; this translates as MSRHRRSTASRLVAGVRGQSRWTTLLALLAVSALTAFGMPALSGATFTAISKNSASVTAANDWTPPTVSVRNPGAAVSGNATITADATDGQSGIANVVVQYLAPGASSWTTLCTATSSPYACPWNTAAGADGTYSLRAIATDNAGYSTTSDVVSTAVANKLFIVLGDPGDILRGTVPLTATLYNNGILPYVVTIQYAVAGTTTWKTFCTTLLPPYTCSWNTTGNGFTQGESYDLRAYATLGTSTVTSAIIDDVLIDNVAPTVTMTDPGTPLRGTTTFAATATDADAGVSSVQLQYQRSGTSTWTTFCTIAVDPYSCRYATNQLTDGTYAFRAVATDGAGNTTTSATVSNRVVDNTVTTVAVEDPGAFLSGTVAINASGSSSAGIASIRIDRAPSGTTTWTTLCTDTTSPYSCSFNTTTVADGTYDFRAVLTDNQARTTTSATLSGRRVDNSPLRGYDVQGVNGGASVGKFTAGDTLKLTYTDEVNLGSITSGWTGSSLPVTLRLRDGNLLGLGGTNDTVDVLRNGSAVNLGSINTKGNFAKNQKTISFNATMVATTTAINGETATVVTITLGSVASGSGLRTQSAAAAMVWTPSATATDLQGRACSTTPTTELGALDRDF